The Dehalobacter sp. sequence ATTTGCCCGCTTTCATCCCTTCTCTGTTCACCAATTTCAGAATATCGTCTACTGTTTCATGTCGGTACTGGAATCGCCCGAACAGAGCATAACGGAAGAGGTTTAAGAGCGTGGTTTTACCATGTCCGTTGTCTCCCCAAATAAGAGTAACACCATCACCATCTCCGAAGTCAATCGTCTGCTCACCTTCATAAGGGCCAAAATTATTTATGGTCATACTTGTAAACTTCAACATAACAAACAGCCCTCCTTGTTAAATTGTTACCGTTTTCAGAAAGTCATCTATGACTTTCTGAGTGTTGTGCCTTGCTTTTGTCCTGTCGTCTTGAGACGAAAACTCCGCATTTATGATTTCCTGAATCAAAGACATGGGTATTTCGGGATGTTGCTCATCTCTGATTTTTTCTAATACGGAAATCAGCTCGTTGATTTCGATGTTAGTCAATGTCATCCTCCTCCATTCCGGTGTTCTGTAAACTGTTATAATCAATCTGGTAATCAATGGCTATATTCTTCAAATCAGTAACACAGGCTGGGTTTTCTGCGCCTATACCAAATTGAATCGCTCTTGATAATTCACCGATAATAATTGACATGGACTTAGGCGTTTCTTCAGATTCGACAATTGGAACTGTAATCGCATCATATAGATGGGCAAAGAGTTTACCACGCGAATTTCTGAGAATTCTTCCTCTGCGCTGAATGAATTCTCTTGGATTTTGTGAAGAAGCAAGGATCAAGGCGTGTGTTGTTGAAGGAATATCAACACCTTCATCTAAGCATTTAATCGAAACCAAGACACCACCGTTTTTTGCGAAATATCGGAGTGTTTCGTCACGATCACCTTCCATATCTGCATAGTACTCAAATGCATCAAAACCAGCATCAATCGCACTGTTCAATACAGCCTTTAGCTGTGTGATATTGTCGCAATATATTATCCAACTCTGTCCTCTCACATATTCTCTAAGGAGAAGATTAATGGCCAGAGGAACCTTGCCAGATGCGTTTTTTACAATACGCGCTCTATTAATCAACAGCTGTTTCAGCCGTGTGTTGGAAGAAATACTTGTGTCAGCATTGCCATTGGCTTTCATACGAGCCATCAGCTGGCTTATCTGCTTTGTTACATCGTTCCATTCTTCCTGTTCCTTTAGTGTAAGAGTTATGGTTAATGGTTTATAAAAATATTTTGTCAAAACGCCACTTTTAATTGCATCATTCAGCGTATATGGCGGCGGCACGAGGCCACCAAAATACTCAAAGAGTGCCGCCGTGCCTTCGGGGTCTCCATATCTGCGTGGTGTGGCAGACAAGCCTAATCTCGCACCCGCGTTGATATTCAATGCGTTGCGTCTCCTAGGGCTTCCCAACCGGTGAACTTCATCAGCTACGACAAAAAGATGCGCACCTTGTGACACGCTTTTTACAAAATCCTCTGAGCATGCTGTGTCCATAGTTGCGAGGATAATACGGTGGGTAGATCCGCCATCACTCGACCAAGATGCCAAAGTGCCGGGTTTTTTCCACTCGTTGTTGTTATCGCCACAAAGGAGATAGAATATTTGATCTTCGATCAAGGTTTCTCTTAATTCCCGATCCCACTGTTTTAAGAGGTCCCTGGATGGAACTAAGACCAGCACAACTTCATTTCTCTTGAAAGCATCATGAATTGCACACATAGCGGTGAAGGTTTTTCCGCTTCCTGTGGCGTGTTCTAAAATGCCGCGGCGATTATTTTTTACCCATGTTTCAAGCGCATTTACTTGATGTGGGCGAGGAATGCGGCTTCCGGCATGTTTACTGGGTTTCCATTTTTGGGCCTTGCTTTCTTCCACATGAATTTCGTCCAGTAATTCGTACCATTTTACTCCTTCTGCTTTAGTCCGTAATATTTCCTTGGACGCGTTTGGGAACCGGTAGACAATAATTCCCGGAACAGATCCTGACCATAGTTTTTCAAAAAAAGCTGATGCATCATCAACACGTTCTGCATCGCGACTATCAATCCAATTGGGAAACACATCAATAGACTCCATGTTTCCGTCTGAGGACAGCCCTTTGTATGTTTCGTTCATGGAGCCACGGAAGCCCACTTTATTACCTTCGGAATCCGTAAAAATCCCAACTTTATCGTGAAATAGCCTCCTTGCGTTTGGAGATTCGTTGCCTGTAGGAACAGCAATTTTCACATCTATAATTCCTTTTGAAATCATATATGCCAGGAGCTTTGCGGGAGCAGTTAAAAATGGGTCATCAAATAAATCTTGCACTTCTTTTGCAAGCGACTCAGCAAGTAGTTCATCGTTTTTTGCAGAATAGCCTTTAGCCAATGCAGATGCATCTTCATCAGACACATACGGTGAACATATCAAGCGCATTTTTCCGCTGTTTTCAATGAATTCCCGTAGCGCGTCCCATGCAATAATGTAAATAGTGCTTCCAAAATACCCGGAGATTCTGTCATAAAGGCTGGAGTATCTCATGCATGGAAGATAAAACATATCTGCTATGTCATGCTCTGCCTTATTATAAGAAGTTAGGTAGG is a genomic window containing:
- a CDS encoding DEAD/DEAH box helicase family protein, coding for MGLKEQTYLTSYNKAEHDIADMFYLPCMRYSSLYDRISGYFGSTIYIIAWDALREFIENSGKMRLICSPYVSDEDASALAKGYSAKNDELLAESLAKEVQDLFDDPFLTAPAKLLAYMISKGIIDVKIAVPTGNESPNARRLFHDKVGIFTDSEGNKVGFRGSMNETYKGLSSDGNMESIDVFPNWIDSRDAERVDDASAFFEKLWSGSVPGIIVYRFPNASKEILRTKAEGVKWYELLDEIHVEESKAQKWKPSKHAGSRIPRPHQVNALETWVKNNRRGILEHATGSGKTFTAMCAIHDAFKRNEVVLVLVPSRDLLKQWDRELRETLIEDQIFYLLCGDNNNEWKKPGTLASWSSDGGSTHRIILATMDTACSEDFVKSVSQGAHLFVVADEVHRLGSPRRRNALNINAGARLGLSATPRRYGDPEGTAALFEYFGGLVPPPYTLNDAIKSGVLTKYFYKPLTITLTLKEQEEWNDVTKQISQLMARMKANGNADTSISSNTRLKQLLINRARIVKNASGKVPLAINLLLREYVRGQSWIIYCDNITQLKAVLNSAIDAGFDAFEYYADMEGDRDETLRYFAKNGGVLVSIKCLDEGVDIPSTTHALILASSQNPREFIQRRGRILRNSRGKLFAHLYDAITVPIVESEETPKSMSIIIGELSRAIQFGIGAENPACVTDLKNIAIDYQIDYNSLQNTGMEEDDID